The Methylomicrobium lacus LW14 genome window below encodes:
- the bamC gene encoding outer membrane protein assembly factor BamC — protein sequence MNHRRKQLLLITAATLNLSACGYIQSLFPDKEKDYQYTTEIPPLVLPDDLKAGAAADAVEEPSLQKAEPVKEENQPASAETEPAETAPEAAEDTETAGAEAKSDHPEAEPEASEQAVPEAHSEAKSEATDAKKDSQQEGTPVELVRFSDGERRLRIASSPNKAWHLVSKALSRNSIEVTQRDQDQKLFYVQYHPEARKAEDGSLLDEAIFLFKGFEVNEQEYLLKLIAVDDKTDLAVTDKDLNPVSDEAAVKLLRLLGGTIQGK from the coding sequence ATGAATCATCGTAGAAAGCAACTTTTGCTGATCACGGCGGCAACGCTGAATCTATCGGCGTGCGGCTATATCCAGAGCCTGTTTCCGGACAAGGAAAAGGACTACCAATACACGACCGAAATTCCGCCGCTGGTCCTGCCCGATGACTTAAAAGCCGGCGCTGCCGCCGATGCCGTCGAAGAGCCTTCGTTGCAGAAGGCCGAACCGGTAAAAGAGGAAAATCAGCCTGCCTCAGCCGAGACCGAGCCGGCGGAGACGGCTCCGGAGGCGGCCGAGGACACCGAAACAGCCGGCGCGGAAGCCAAGAGCGATCACCCCGAAGCCGAGCCCGAAGCATCCGAACAAGCCGTGCCGGAAGCACACTCCGAAGCCAAGTCTGAAGCCACGGATGCAAAAAAGGACTCCCAACAGGAAGGCACGCCGGTCGAACTGGTGCGTTTCTCGGATGGCGAGCGCCGCCTGAGAATCGCGAGTTCGCCCAACAAGGCCTGGCACCTGGTCAGCAAGGCGCTGAGCCGAAATTCGATCGAGGTGACCCAGCGCGATCAGGATCAGAAGCTGTTTTATGTTCAGTACCATCCCGAGGCGAGAAAAGCCGAGGACGGGTCGCTTCTGGATGAGGCCATCTTTCTGTTCAAGGGATTCGAGGTGAACGAACAGGAATATTTGCTGAAGTTGATCGCTGTCGATGACAAGACCGACCTTGCGGTCACCGACAAGGATTTGAATCCGGTCAGCGATGAGGCCGCGGTCAAGCTGTTACGGCTGTTGGGCGGCACCATTCAAGGCAAATAG
- the purL gene encoding phosphoribosylformylglycinamidine synthase: MLIIPGPVALSDFRITKLLADLKAVETAIQAVSARFVHFVDQQGDLGASEYAILQQLLDYGSGPAEAAGAGIRLLVVPRPGTISPWSSKATEIAQRCGLAVVNRIERGIEYTLQAGAPLAEATQRQLAALLHDRMTQSVVFGDSAPDLFSQHAPQPLQRVAIIEQGKPALLQANQSLGLALSDDEIDYLVSAFEGLGRNPTDVELMMFAQANSEHCRHKIFNANWTIDGVQEGKTLFGMIRNTAQKNPDGILSAYSDNASVIEGFHNRVFRRDPVSGLYDYIEEDAHILMKVETHNHPTAISPHPGAATGSGGEIRDEGATGRGSTPKAGLSGFSVSHLKIPGYQQPWEEDHGKPSRIASALDIMLEGPIGGAAFNNEFGRPNLAGYFRSYEQTAPGADKNSYRGYHKPIMIAGGLGSIRPMLVNKQPIPAGSLIIILGGPAMLIGLGGGAASSLASGESSEDLDFASVQRENPEMQRRCQEVINHCNALGNDSPIVSIHDIGAGGLSNAVPEIIHDCERGGRFELRKVNNADIGMSPMQIWCNEAQERYVVAIRPESLEQFQAFCEREHCLYAVIGVATDEEQLRLDDNLLGDAPVDLPMSVLFGKPPKMHRDVQRQQAALQAVDLSGIEIGEAVKRVLSFPAVADKSFLIHIGDRSVTGLVARDQMVGPWQVPVADVAVTAAGFHAHTGEAMAMGERTPLAVIDAPASGRMAIGEAITNIAAAPIAKLSDIKLSANWMAAAGFPGEDAALFDTVEAVGMELCPALGIAIPVGKDSLSMKTVWKDRDGEKTMTAPLSLIITAFAPVTDIERTLTPQLWSNQHGTVLILIDLGQGKNRLGGSVLAQVYRQLGDTSPDLDDPALLKAFFAAIQSLNAQGKLLAYHDRADGGLLATVAEMIFASRIGAELILDDLGDLLPALFNEELGAVIQVRASEADDVLSILKQAGLGEVSHLIGRVVERQQLTVIHDGRVAYNATRADMQAHWSELSYRMQALRDNPDCAKQQFERIRDDNDPGLNVKLTFDVNADVAAPFIASSAKPKVAILREQGVNGHVEMAAAFDRAGFASIDVHMSDIISGRADLSAFKGLVACGGFSYGDVLGAGGGWAKSILFNPRARDQFEAFFNRQDTFGLGVCNGCQMMSGLKDIIPGAELWPRFLRNRSEQFEARVALVEVQPSPSIFFSGMAGSRMPVAIAHGEGRAEFANGHAKALAAQIVALSYVDNTGALTESFPANPNGSPLGITGLTTLDGRFTIMMPHPERCFRAVQNSWHPDDWNEYGAWMRIFRNARVNVG; encoded by the coding sequence ATGTTAATTATCCCAGGTCCTGTTGCACTTTCCGACTTCCGTATCACCAAACTATTGGCCGATTTAAAGGCCGTCGAAACGGCTATTCAAGCCGTGTCGGCGCGCTTCGTGCATTTCGTCGATCAGCAAGGCGATTTGGGGGCCAGCGAATACGCCATTCTGCAGCAGCTGTTGGATTACGGCTCAGGCCCTGCCGAAGCGGCCGGCGCTGGCATTCGCCTGCTGGTCGTGCCGCGTCCCGGCACGATCTCGCCGTGGTCCAGCAAGGCGACCGAAATCGCGCAGCGCTGCGGCCTTGCCGTCGTCAACCGGATCGAGCGCGGCATCGAATATACTCTCCAAGCCGGAGCGCCGTTGGCCGAGGCGACACAACGGCAATTGGCGGCCTTGCTGCATGACCGGATGACACAGAGCGTTGTTTTCGGCGACAGCGCCCCGGATTTATTCAGCCAGCACGCGCCGCAGCCGTTGCAGCGCGTCGCGATCATCGAGCAGGGCAAACCGGCATTGCTGCAGGCCAATCAGAGCCTGGGCCTGGCCTTGTCGGACGATGAAATCGACTATCTGGTCTCCGCCTTCGAAGGCCTGGGCCGGAATCCGACCGATGTCGAACTGATGATGTTTGCGCAGGCGAACTCCGAGCATTGCCGGCACAAGATCTTCAATGCGAACTGGACGATAGACGGCGTCCAGGAAGGCAAGACCCTGTTTGGCATGATCCGCAATACGGCGCAAAAGAATCCGGACGGCATCCTGTCCGCCTACAGCGATAATGCGTCGGTGATCGAGGGTTTCCACAACCGGGTTTTCCGCCGCGATCCAGTGAGCGGTCTTTACGATTATATCGAGGAAGACGCGCACATCCTGATGAAGGTCGAAACGCACAATCACCCGACCGCGATTTCGCCGCATCCAGGCGCCGCGACCGGCTCCGGCGGCGAGATTCGCGACGAAGGCGCGACCGGCCGCGGCTCGACCCCGAAAGCCGGCCTGAGCGGGTTTTCGGTGTCGCACCTGAAAATTCCGGGTTATCAACAGCCGTGGGAAGAAGATCACGGCAAGCCGTCGCGGATCGCCTCAGCGCTCGACATCATGCTCGAAGGCCCGATCGGCGGCGCCGCATTCAACAACGAATTCGGCCGGCCGAATCTGGCCGGTTATTTCCGCAGCTACGAACAAACGGCGCCGGGCGCGGATAAAAACAGCTATCGCGGCTATCACAAACCGATCATGATCGCCGGCGGCCTGGGTTCGATCCGGCCGATGCTGGTCAACAAGCAGCCGATACCGGCGGGCTCCTTGATCATCATCCTCGGGGGACCTGCGATGCTGATCGGCCTCGGCGGCGGCGCGGCTTCATCATTAGCCTCGGGCGAAAGCTCCGAAGATCTCGACTTCGCCTCGGTGCAGCGCGAAAACCCCGAAATGCAGCGCCGTTGCCAGGAAGTGATCAACCACTGCAATGCGCTCGGCAATGATTCACCGATCGTCTCGATTCATGACATCGGCGCGGGCGGGCTGTCGAATGCGGTGCCCGAAATCATCCACGACTGCGAGCGCGGCGGCCGTTTCGAACTGCGCAAGGTGAACAACGCGGACATCGGCATGTCGCCGATGCAGATCTGGTGCAACGAGGCGCAGGAGCGCTATGTCGTCGCGATCAGGCCCGAATCGCTCGAACAATTCCAGGCCTTCTGCGAACGCGAGCATTGCTTGTATGCGGTGATCGGTGTCGCGACCGACGAAGAGCAACTGCGGCTCGACGACAATCTGCTCGGCGACGCGCCGGTCGATCTGCCGATGTCGGTGCTGTTCGGCAAGCCGCCCAAGATGCACCGCGATGTGCAGCGGCAGCAGGCCGCTTTGCAGGCAGTCGATTTGAGCGGCATCGAGATCGGTGAAGCCGTCAAGCGCGTGCTGTCGTTTCCGGCGGTCGCGGACAAAAGCTTTTTGATCCATATCGGCGACCGTTCGGTAACCGGTTTAGTCGCCCGCGACCAAATGGTCGGGCCCTGGCAGGTGCCGGTCGCCGATGTCGCGGTGACCGCGGCAGGCTTTCATGCACACACCGGTGAGGCGATGGCGATGGGCGAGCGGACGCCGCTCGCGGTGATCGACGCGCCGGCTTCCGGCCGCATGGCGATCGGCGAGGCGATCACCAATATCGCGGCGGCGCCGATCGCTAAGCTCAGCGACATCAAACTGTCCGCGAACTGGATGGCGGCGGCCGGCTTTCCGGGCGAAGATGCGGCGTTGTTCGACACGGTCGAGGCGGTCGGCATGGAACTCTGCCCGGCCTTGGGCATCGCGATTCCGGTCGGCAAGGATTCGTTGTCGATGAAAACGGTCTGGAAGGACCGGGACGGCGAAAAAACGATGACCGCGCCGCTGTCGCTGATCATTACCGCGTTTGCGCCGGTTACCGACATCGAGAGGACCTTGACGCCGCAATTGTGGAGCAATCAGCATGGCACGGTGTTGATCTTGATCGATCTCGGCCAAGGCAAAAACCGCCTCGGCGGTTCGGTGCTGGCGCAGGTTTACCGGCAGCTCGGCGATACGAGTCCGGACCTTGACGACCCGGCCTTGCTGAAAGCGTTTTTCGCGGCGATCCAAAGCCTGAATGCTCAGGGTAAACTTCTGGCCTACCATGACCGCGCGGACGGCGGCCTCCTCGCCACGGTCGCGGAAATGATCTTCGCCAGCCGGATCGGCGCGGAGCTGATTCTGGATGATCTCGGCGACTTGTTGCCGGCCTTGTTCAACGAAGAATTGGGCGCGGTGATCCAGGTCCGGGCCAGCGAAGCGGACGATGTGCTGTCCATCTTGAAACAGGCCGGCCTAGGTGAGGTCAGCCACCTGATCGGCCGCGTCGTCGAACGCCAGCAATTGACCGTGATCCATGACGGCCGCGTCGCGTATAACGCCACGCGCGCCGACATGCAGGCGCATTGGTCCGAGCTCAGCTATAGAATGCAGGCGCTGCGCGATAACCCGGATTGCGCCAAACAACAGTTCGAACGCATTCGTGACGACAACGATCCGGGGCTGAACGTGAAGTTGACCTTCGACGTGAATGCCGATGTCGCGGCGCCTTTCATCGCTTCCTCCGCGAAGCCGAAAGTCGCTATCCTCAGGGAGCAGGGCGTCAACGGCCATGTCGAGATGGCGGCCGCGTTCGACCGCGCCGGCTTCGCGAGCATCGACGTGCACATGAGCGACATCATCTCGGGACGCGCCGATTTGTCCGCTTTCAAAGGCCTTGTCGCTTGCGGCGGCTTCTCCTACGGCGACGTGCTCGGCGCGGGCGGCGGCTGGGCCAAGTCGATCCTATTCAATCCCCGCGCGCGCGATCAATTCGAAGCGTTTTTCAACCGGCAGGATACTTTCGGCCTGGGCGTCTGCAACGGCTGTCAAATGATGTCCGGCTTGAAGGACATTATTCCCGGCGCGGAATTGTGGCCGCGCTTCCTGCGCAACCGTTCCGAGCAATTCGAGGCGCGGGTCGCCTTGGTCGAAGTGCAGCCGTCGCCGTCGATCTTCTTTAGCGGCATGGCAGGTTCGAGAATGCCGGTGGCGATCGCGCACGGCGAAGGCCGCGCCGAGTTTGCGAACGGCCATGCCAAGGCGCTTGCGGCGCAAATCGTCGCCTTGTCCTACGTCGACAACACCGGCGCCTTGACCGAAAGCTTTCCGGCCAATCCGAACGGCTCGCCGCTCGGCATTACCGGGCTGACGACCCTGGATGGCCGCTTCACGATCATGATGCCGCATCCCGAGCGCTGCTTCAGGGCGGTCCAGAACTCCTGGCATCCGGACGACTGGAACGAATACGGCGCCTGGATGCGGATATTCAGGAACGCCAGAGTCAATGTCGGTTAA
- the dapA gene encoding 4-hydroxy-tetrahydrodipicolinate synthase has protein sequence MIQGSIVALVTPMFDNGAVDKESLKKLVEFHIEEGTDALVAVGTTGESATLNEDEHCDVMASVVAYVDGRIPVIAGTGANSTSEAIHLTRRAKEIGADACLLVTPYYNKPTQEGLFLHYQAINDAVDIPQILYNVPGRTACDMLPETVGRLSKFTNIVGVKEATGDLSRVQKIRALCGDDFALYTGDDATSREFCLLGGNGSITVTGNVAPKLVHQMLAAAMAGDAETALAIDEKLTGLHKALFIQSNPIPVKWAVAEMGLMPRGIRLPLTWLTPDCFETVRAAMRQAGVI, from the coding sequence ATGATTCAAGGTAGTATCGTAGCGCTGGTCACACCGATGTTTGATAACGGCGCGGTTGACAAGGAAAGCCTGAAAAAATTAGTCGAGTTTCATATCGAGGAGGGCACCGATGCGCTTGTCGCGGTCGGCACCACCGGCGAATCGGCAACCCTAAATGAAGACGAGCATTGCGATGTCATGGCCTCGGTGGTCGCCTATGTCGATGGGCGAATCCCGGTGATTGCCGGCACCGGCGCCAATTCGACGAGCGAAGCGATTCACCTGACCCGCCGCGCGAAGGAGATCGGCGCCGATGCCTGCCTGCTGGTCACGCCTTACTATAACAAGCCGACTCAGGAAGGTTTGTTTCTGCATTATCAGGCGATCAACGACGCGGTCGATATTCCGCAAATCCTTTACAACGTGCCCGGCAGAACCGCCTGCGACATGTTGCCGGAAACGGTCGGCCGCCTGTCCAAATTCACAAACATCGTCGGCGTCAAAGAAGCGACCGGCGACTTGTCCCGCGTCCAAAAAATCCGCGCTCTGTGCGGCGATGATTTCGCGCTTTACACCGGCGACGATGCGACCAGCCGCGAATTTTGCCTGTTGGGCGGCAACGGCAGCATCACCGTAACCGGCAACGTCGCGCCGAAACTGGTCCATCAAATGCTTGCGGCCGCGATGGCCGGCGATGCCGAGACCGCGCTCGCGATCGACGAGAAATTGACCGGCCTGCACAAGGCCTTGTTCATCCAGTCCAATCCGATTCCGGTCAAATGGGCGGTCGCCGAAATGGGACTGATGCCGCGCGGCATTCGCCTGCCCCTGACCTGGCTGACCCCGGATTGCTTTGAGACCGTGCGCGCCGCGATGCGCCAAGCCGGAGTCATTTAA